A region from the Candidatus Persebacteraceae bacterium Df01 genome encodes:
- a CDS encoding iron-sulfur cluster assembly scaffold protein, whose amino-acid sequence MSDSVYQAAIMALAKSANNNGDITDATARCQRSNPLCGDEIILAAVTDTMSLHRLAHRTRGCVLCKAATTKMLQLAAQYPQQSTLHKMCRDVIHMFGEKKIIASMDVFTPVIEHPARYGCVQLPFEALIDILQCGKHKEDNY is encoded by the coding sequence ATGAGTGATTCTGTTTATCAAGCTGCCATTATGGCCCTGGCCAAAAGCGCGAATAACAATGGCGATATTACCGATGCCACCGCACGCTGTCAGCGAAGTAATCCGCTGTGCGGTGATGAAATTATTTTAGCTGCCGTCACCGATACAATGTCGCTACATCGGCTAGCACATCGTACACGAGGTTGTGTGCTGTGCAAGGCGGCAACCACAAAAATGCTTCAATTAGCTGCTCAATACCCGCAGCAATCCACTTTGCACAAAATGTGCCGTGACGTAATCCATATGTTTGGTGAAAAAAAAATAATTGCCTCCATGGACGTATTTACCCCAGTCATTGAGCATCCAGCACGCTACGGGTGCGTACAACTTCCTTTTGAAGCACTGATAGATATTTTACAATGCGGCAAACATAAAGAGGACAATTATTGA